In Candidatus Binatia bacterium, the genomic stretch TCGAAACCGCGCGGTAGTCCGCGAGATCACAGCGTGTCCGGGTCTAGCGCCTTGGTGCGTCCGGCGCGATGTTCCGCGAGGGCCTCCTGGGCGAGTTCGCTGAGCACGTCTGTGGATCCGGCAAACAATTCGTCCCAGCGGCGCTCGGAGGCCAGTTCCGCTAGCACGGCCTGGGCCAGCGCATCCTGGTCGTCGTCAGGAAGTTTCGCCGCCTCCGCGAACGCCTTCTCTAGGAGCTTGGTCATGTCATCGCCTCCGAGCAGTACTCTACCACAACCTTGGCCTCGATGGACCCTAACGGTTCGTTACTCTTGGTTTAGGACGCTCGCTTGTCCGCCACCTTCAGCCCTCCGCTGTTTTCTGGCCGAACAGGCGGTCAGGATGAGCGGGGTGTGCGGCCCGACGGGTGTCGGCTCGGCAGATCCGGCGCGACGCCTCACTCGATGCCGTAGCGCTTGCGCTTGCGCCACAGGGTGGTGGCGTTGATGCCGAGGCGGGCGGCGGCCTCTTCTAATGTTCCGGCATCGGCCAACACTTGCTCGATGTGGCGGCGCTCCATGTCTTCGAGCGAGAGCGGGGCGGCTGGCGCTACTTGCGCCGCCGGTGCCGGGGCGAGGAGACGATCGGGCAGGTCCTCGGCTCGGATCAGCTCGCCACGGGCCAGCACGACCGCGCGCTCGAGCGTGTTCACCAGCTCGCGGACATTCCCTGGCCAACCGTACGACGTGAGCGCCCGACGCGCATCGTCGGCGAGCTGAAGGGTGTTGCGGCGGTAACGTGCGCAGACCCCTGCCAGCACGTGGTCGATCAACGCCGGCAGATCCTGCACGCGCTGGCGCAGCGGCGGAATCCGGATGGCCACGACGTTCAGCCGAAAGAAGAGATCCTCCCGAAAGCGCCCGGCGCGGACATCCGCTTCGAGGTCCCGGTTGGTCGCCGCAATGATCCGCACATCGATGTCGATGGTGTCGCTGCCGCCGACCCGCTCGAAACGGTGCTCTTCGAGAAAACGCAGCAGCTTGCTCTGCAGCTCCCCCGGCAACTCCCCGACTTCGTCCAGAAACACCGTGCCGCCTTGCGCCGCTTCGAGACGTCCCGGCTTGTCTTTCCACGCCCCCGTGAACGCGCCTTTCACATGACCGAACAGCTCGCTCTCCAACAGATGCTCGGCCAAAGTGGTGCAGGCGATGGTGACGAATGGCCCGTGCGATCGCGGACTCCACGAGTGCGTGGCGTTGGCCAGCACGTTCTTCCCGGTGCCGCTCTCTCCGGTGAGCAGGATCGTGACATCAGACGCTGCGGCCTGCCGCGCCGTGGCGAGTGCTCTTTGCATGGCGGGGCTCGCCGATTCGAGCAACCCGGGCTCCTGCAGCGCCTGCCGCAAGGTCCGGTTTTCACGCCGCAGCTCCCGCACTTCCAGAACGCGGTTCAGCAGCAGCCCGACATGATCGAGCGAAAAGGGTTTGACCAGGTAATCGTACGCCCCGGCGCGCATGGCTTCGACCGCCTGCTGTACGGTGGCATACGCGGTCATCAGCACCACGAAGGTCTCCGGCCGCTGGCGCCGGATCTCGCGCAGCAGCGCCAGCCCATCCATTTCGGCCATGCGGACGTCGGAAAGCACGACGTCGAACTCATGCTGCGCCATGGCGTCGAGCGCCGCGGCCGCGTCGGCCGCCACCTCTGTCGTATGCCCGAGACCGCGAATGTAGGTCGCCAGGTGCGTGCGGATGTTTTTTTCGTCGTCGACGATCAGAATGGCAGCCATCTCAACCCTTCGGCAGCTCCAGTGTGAAACGGCTGCCCCGCCCGATTTCGCTCTCCAGGTGGATGCGGCCGCCGTGCGCTTGCACGATGTCACGGACGATGGCCAGGCCGAGCCCGGCCGCGCCGATTTCGCCGGCCTCCGCCAGCTGCGCAAACGGCTCGAATATGCGCTGGCGCTGCTCGGCCGGGATACCGGGCCCCGTGTCGGTGACCGACACCATGACCCGGCCGTCCTCGGACACGGCATCGACTTGTACGCTGCCGCCGGCGGGTGTGTAGCGCAACGCGTTGGAGAGTAGGTTCGACACGGCCCACGTCAGCTTCGTCGGATCGCCGACGATGGTCAAGCCCGCGGGTGGAATCGTGGCCTCGACGGTGATGCGCTTTTCCTGCGCCTGCAGGGTGAAGATCTTGATCGCGCGCCGGATGGTGTCTCCGAGGTCGACGTTTTGCCGCTGGAGGGCGATACTCGTGGCCCGGATGCGGGAGACGTCGAGCAGCCGCTGCGCCACGTCGTGCAAGCGCCCGACGTCCTCGCGTGCCGCCTCCAGCAGGGTGCGCTGCTCGAGGGTCACCGCCGGCTGGCTGCGCTCCAGGAGGTCGAGGGCCATGCTCAGCGAAGTGAGCGGAGTGCGCAATTCGTGCGACAGCGTGGCGACGAGTGACTCGCGGCGCGCCTCCTGATCGCGCAGGAAGGTGACGTCCTGCAAGCCGAGGATGAGCCCCGCATGCGAACCGTCACGGGCACGGAACGGTGTCGGCCGCAGGACGTAGTAGTGGTCGCGCCCGCGCAGGAAGATCGCGATGTCGATACGCTCGCCTTCACGTTCCGGATGCGCCAGGAACTCACGCACGGCGGCGCGCAAGCGCAGGTAGTGCGGATGGCTCGTGCCCAGATCCTCGAAACGCTGTCCCAGGACCTTCTCGTGCTCGAAATCGAGGATGGCGCACGCGACCTCATTCATGTGCACGACCACACCGGCCGGATTCAGGACGATGAGCCCGTCCTCGATGGCTTCGATCACCGCTTCGGTCTTGGCCTTCTCTTCGAGGACCACGTCGACGCGGGTGCGCTCGATCGAGATCGCCGCCTGACGCGCCAGTGCTTCCAGCAGTTGCCGCTGATCGAGCGGCATCACGCCATCGGGACTCGGCAAGTGCAAGGCCAGCACACCGACTGCACCGCGTGCCGTGTGCAGCGGCACGTACAGCCATTCGCCGCCGGGGAGTGTGTCGGTACCGCGTCCCGCCGACTGGTTGTGTTCCCACACCCACGTCGCCGCTGCGCGCCCGGCATCGGACAGTTCGGTTCCCGGCGGCTGCGCGGCGCGTGCCACCAGGTGCCCGCCATCCAGCAGCAGTACGATCACCTTGGCGAGAAATTGCTCGGCCACGTGCCGCACGATGATCGGCAGCAGGTCGTCGATGCCAACGGCACCGGCAAGCAGACGGCTAAACGCGTACAGGGCAGCAGTGCGCTCGGCGCGCCGGCGGGCAGCCTCCGCCTGGTCGCGAGTCCGCGCGGTGAGATCGCTGATCAGGATAGCGACCGCCAGAAATACCAACAGCGAGAGGATGTCCTGAGGCTTTGTGACGGTGAAAGTGTAGATCGGTTGCACGAAAAAGAAATCGTAGACGAGCAAGCTCAGAAACGCGGCGGTGATCGATGGGCCCAGCCCGCCGATGACGGCAGTGAAAAGCACCCCGGCGAGGAAGACCAAGGCCGGGTCCAGGAGTGACAGCCACAACTGCAGTATCTTGGCGATCACGCCCGCCGCCGTGACGCTGGCCAGAGCTGAAAGGTAGCGCCTCAACTGCATGGGTCGTGGCCTGAACGGCTCGCGAGCGCGTTTGACAGCTCGGTCGAGCTCGGCGGAGATGATCCGGACGTCGATGTTACCGCTGCGACGGATGATGTTGTTCACCGGTGAGCCGCGCCAGAGTTCCTGCCAGCGTGACCGCAGCGGCTTGCCGAGGATCAGCTCGGTGGCGTTGCGCCGTTCGGCGTAACGGACCAGCTCCTCGCCGACGCGCTCTCCAGGGATGCTGACGGCCTCACCGCCGAGCTGCTCGGCCAGCCGCAACACGCGCGCCACCCGCCCGCGCTCGGCCTCGGGCAAACGGTGGAAGGCCGCGGTCTCGACGAAGACGGCGATCCAGTCCGCATGCCGCCTCTCCGCCATGCGGCAGGCCGCCCGGATGAGGCGTTCCGAAAGCCCGCCGCCGCTGATGCACACCATGATGCGTTCGGTGACGGGCCACACGCCGGGGATGGCGTGTGCCTGCATGTAGACGCGCATCTGGTCGTCGACGCGCTCGGCGGTGTGGCGCAGCACCAGCTCGCGCAGCGCCGTCAGATTTCCGGGGCGGAAATAGCCGCGGATGGCCCGCTCGGCCGCCGCCGGCATGTACACCTTGCCTTCGCGTAGCCGCTGCAGCAGATCCTCCGGCGTGACATCGACCAGCTTCAGCTCGTCGGCGCGCTCGAAGAAGCGGTCCGGGACGGTCTCCCGCACCTGGATGCCGGTGATTTGTGCGACGACGTCGTTCAGGCTCTCGAGATGCTGGATGTTGACGGTGGTGTAGACGTCGATGCCTGCCTCGAGCAGCTCCTCAATGTCCGAGAAGCGCTTCGGATGGCGGCACCCCGGGGCGTTGGTGTGTGCCAGCTCGTCCACGAGCACCAGCTGGGGGCGCCGCTTCAGGATGGCGTCGAGATCCATCTCTGCCAGAACGGTGCCGCGATACTCCACGCGCCGGCGCGGGATGACCTCCAAGTCGCGCAGCAGCGCTTCGGTCTCCACACGCCCGTGCGTCTCGACGATGCCGACGACGACATCGAGCCCCTCGCGACGACGCTCCTGCGCCGCTTCCAGCATGGTGTACGTCTTGCCGACACCGGGCGCCGCGCCGACAAAGATCTTGAGGCGGCTGCGCTCTTCTTTTGCCGCCGTCTTGAGCAGCGCCTCAGGCGAGGGCCGCTGTTCATCTGCCGGAATCACACTCACGGTGACCTATGCTCCATCGCATAGTCTCTCACCGGGCTGCCATCTCGTCCAGTGCCAGATTGAGCCGCAGAACGTTGACCCTGGGCTCGCCGAGGAGACCGAGCTGCCGGCCCTCGGTGGAACGGCGAACGAGGGTACGGATCCGTTCTTCGGGCACGCCGCGCTCCCGTGCCACGCGCGGCACCTGGAACTCGGCGGCGGCGGGCGTGATGTGCGGGTCGAGGCCGCTGCCGGACGTGGTCACGAGATCGACCGGAATTGCCGCCGTCCGGCTCTCGTCGCGGAGCTGCGCAACCGCCTGCGTGACACGCTCGATCAGCCGATGATCAAGCGGTCCGAGATTCGATCCACCCGAGGAGGTCGGGTCGTAGCCTGTGTCGCCCGCGGCCGATGGCCGCGGGTGGAAGTACCGCGCGTTGCTGAAGCTCTGCCCAATCAGCTCGGAGCCGATCACGCTACTGTTGCGGACGAGCAAGCTGCCGCCGGCCTGGTAGGGAAACAGCAGGTGGGCGAGAGTCGTCACCAGCGACGGATAGATGAGACCGGTCACGATGGTCAGCATCACCGTCATGAGTACCGCGGGTCGAAGTTGGGAGCGCATACGAGTCACCTCCATGGGTTGTTGGTCACGCCCAGCCCAAGGCCGTGACCAACAGATCGATGACCTTGATGCCGATGAACGGGACGACGAGGCCGCCGATGCCGTAAATGAACAGGTTGCGGCGCAGGATCGCCGCGGCTCCGAGCGGCCGGTACTTCACCCCACGCAAAGCCAGCGGGATGAGGGCGATGATGATCAGGGCGTTGAAGATGATGGCCGACAGGATGGCGCTCTGCGGCGTGCCCAGTCGCATGACGTTGAGCGCGTTGAGCTGCGGATAGGTGGCCACGAACATCGCTGGAATGATGGCGAAGTACTTGGCGACGTCGTTGGCGATGCTGAAGGTCGTGAGCGAACCGCGGGTGATGAGGAGCTGCTTCCCGATCTCGACGATCTCGAGCAGCTTGGTCGGGTTGGAGTCGAGGTCGACCATGTTGCCCGCTTCCTTGGCCGCCGACGTTCCCGTATTCATGGCGACGCCGACATCCGCCTGCGCCAGCGCCGGCGCATCGTTGGTGCCGTCCCCGCACATCGCCACCAGCTTGCCTTTCGCCTGTTCCTGACGAATGAGCGCCAGCTTGTTTTCCGGCGTGGCCTGCGCCAGGAAGTCATCGACGCCGGCCTCGGCGGCGATGGCCGCTGCGGTCACCGGGTTGTCGCCGGTGATCATGACGGTGCGGATGCCCATGTTACGCAGCTCGGCGAAGCGGTCGCGGATGCCGCCCTTGATGACGTCCTTCAGGTGAATCACGCCGAGCAGCCGCTCGTTCTTGGCGACGGCCAGCGGTGTGCCGCCCGACTTGGCGATGCGGTCGGCGATGGTGGCCAGTCCGGGGGGCGGTTGGAAATGCTTGCCGTTCTTCGAGGCGACAAAAGCCAGGACGGCGTCGACTGCGCCCTTGCGAATCTCGGCGCCGTCGAGATCGACGCCGCTCATCCGCGTCTGCGCGGTGAAGGGAATGAAGTGTCCGCCAAGATCAGCAACCTCGCGCGCTCGCAGGCCGTAGCGTTCTTTCGCAAGCACGACGATCGATCGCCCCTCGGGTGTTTCGTCGCTCAGCGAGGCCAGCTGCGCGGCGTCGGCCAGCTCGTGCTCGGTGACGCCGCTCACGGGCACGAACTCGGTCGCCATGCGGTTGCCGAGCGTGATCGTTCCTGTCTTGTCGAGCAGCAGCGTATCGACGTCGCCGGCGGCTTCGACCGCGCGACCGGACATTGCCAAGACGTTGTACTTCACCAGGCGATCCATTCCCGCGATGCCGATGGCGGAGAGGAGCCCGCCAATGGTAGTGGGGATCAAGGTCACCAGCAGTGCGATCAGGACGGTCACCGAGATCGTGGTGCCGGCATAACTCGCGAACATTTCGATGGTCGCGGTCGCCAGCAGGAAGATGATGGTCATGCCGACCAGAAGGATGCTGAGCGCGATCTCGTTTGGGGTCTTCTGGCGCCGGGCGCCTTCGACGAGGGCGATCATGCGGTCCAGAAAGGTCTCGCCCGGGTTCGAGGTGATGCGGACCTTGATCCAGTCGGACAGCACGCGGGTGCCGCCTGTGACCGCACTGCGGTCGCCGCCGCTCTCGCGGATGACCGGCGCCGATTCGCCTGTGATCGCCGATTCGTCCACCGAGGCGATGCCTTCGATCACATCACCGTCGCCTGGGATGTTATCGCCCACCTCGACGATCACGACGTCGCCGCGGCGCAGGCTGGCTGCCGACACGAGCTCGTAATCCGAACGCTTCCCGTCGCGCAAGCGCTTCGCCATGGTTTCCGTCTTGGTGCGCCGCAGCGTGTCCGCCTGGGCCTTGCCGCGCCCTTCGGCGATCGCTTCGGCGAAGTTGGCGAACAGCACGGTGAACCACAGCCAAGCGGCGATCTGCCCGACGAAGGCGGGCTGGGCGTGCGGGCCGCCGGCGAGGTCGCGCACGAAGAGAATGGTGGTCACGGCGGCCACGACCTCGACCACGAACATGACGGTGTTCCGCACCAGCGTGCGTGGATTGAGCTTGTAGAACGAGTCGATGATCGCCCGTTGGACGATGGCGCGATCGAATAGCGAGAGCGTGGTTGCCTTAGCCATGATCAGCACTCATTGCGGCAGGCACAGAGGCCTGCCTCCACTTGAAATTTTGCCAAGGGTGTCGCCGGTCCCAGTGGAGGCAGCCGTGTGTGGCTGCCGCTTCAGTGGTCAGATCCATTTCTGCAGCTCCTCAGAGAGTTTTGCCTGCGACCATCATCAGGTGATCGACGATGGGCCCGAGTGCGAGGGCCGGGAAGAAGGTGAGGCCGCCGACGATGAGGATGATGCCGACGAGCAGGAAGACGAAGAGCAGGCCGGTGGTCGGGAACGTGCCGGCGGACGGTGGGACCACCTTCTTGGCGACCAGCGAGCCGGCCACCGCCATGATCGGAATGATCATGAGAAAGCGGCCGATCAGCATGGCGAGCCCGAGCGTCAGATTGTAGAAGACAGTGTTGCCGCTGAGCCCGGCGAAGGCGCTCCCGTTGTTCCCGGTGGCCGAGGTGAAGGCGTACAGAATTTCGCTGAAGCCGTGCGGGCCTTTGGCGGCCGGTCCGGCCAGACCGGCGGGATGCACACTGGCGAGGGCCGAGAAGCCGAGAATGCTGGCCGCGAGAACCAGGATCGCGAGCATCGACATCTGCACCTCCTTGGCCTCGATCTTCTTTCCGAGATACTCCGGCGTGCGGCCCACCATCAGGCCGGCGATGAACACCGCCAGGATGGCAAAGATGAGGATGCCGTACAGGCCGGCGCCGGCGCCGCCCACAATGACCTCGCCCAGCATGATGTTGACCAGCGGTACCAGCCCGCCGAGCGGCGTGAAGCTGTCGTGCATGCCGTTCACCGCTCCACACGACGCGTCCGTCGTGACGGTGGCAAAGAGGGCGGTGTTGGCGATGCCGAAACGGACCTCCTTGCCTTCCATGTTGCCGCCGGCCTGCGTCGTCCTGGCGGCCATGTCGACGCCGAGCGGGCGGA encodes the following:
- a CDS encoding sigma-54 dependent transcriptional regulator: MAAILIVDDEKNIRTHLATYIRGLGHTTEVAADAAAALDAMAQHEFDVVLSDVRMAEMDGLALLREIRRQRPETFVVLMTAYATVQQAVEAMRAGAYDYLVKPFSLDHVGLLLNRVLEVRELRRENRTLRQALQEPGLLESASPAMQRALATARQAAASDVTILLTGESGTGKNVLANATHSWSPRSHGPFVTIACTTLAEHLLESELFGHVKGAFTGAWKDKPGRLEAAQGGTVFLDEVGELPGELQSKLLRFLEEHRFERVGGSDTIDIDVRIIAATNRDLEADVRAGRFREDLFFRLNVVAIRIPPLRQRVQDLPALIDHVLAGVCARYRRNTLQLADDARRALTSYGWPGNVRELVNTLERAVVLARGELIRAEDLPDRLLAPAPAAQVAPAAPLSLEDMERRHIEQVLADAGTLEEAAARLGINATTLWRKRKRYGIE
- a CDS encoding ATP-binding protein — its product is MSVIPADEQRPSPEALLKTAAKEERSRLKIFVGAAPGVGKTYTMLEAAQERRREGLDVVVGIVETHGRVETEALLRDLEVIPRRRVEYRGTVLAEMDLDAILKRRPQLVLVDELAHTNAPGCRHPKRFSDIEELLEAGIDVYTTVNIQHLESLNDVVAQITGIQVRETVPDRFFERADELKLVDVTPEDLLQRLREGKVYMPAAAERAIRGYFRPGNLTALRELVLRHTAERVDDQMRVYMQAHAIPGVWPVTERIMVCISGGGLSERLIRAACRMAERRHADWIAVFVETAAFHRLPEAERGRVARVLRLAEQLGGEAVSIPGERVGEELVRYAERRNATELILGKPLRSRWQELWRGSPVNNIIRRSGNIDVRIISAELDRAVKRAREPFRPRPMQLRRYLSALASVTAAGVIAKILQLWLSLLDPALVFLAGVLFTAVIGGLGPSITAAFLSLLVYDFFFVQPIYTFTVTKPQDILSLLVFLAVAILISDLTARTRDQAEAARRRAERTAALYAFSRLLAGAVGIDDLLPIIVRHVAEQFLAKVIVLLLDGGHLVARAAQPPGTELSDAGRAAATWVWEHNQSAGRGTDTLPGGEWLYVPLHTARGAVGVLALHLPSPDGVMPLDQRQLLEALARQAAISIERTRVDVVLEEKAKTEAVIEAIEDGLIVLNPAGVVVHMNEVACAILDFEHEKVLGQRFEDLGTSHPHYLRLRAAVREFLAHPEREGERIDIAIFLRGRDHYYVLRPTPFRARDGSHAGLILGLQDVTFLRDQEARRESLVATLSHELRTPLTSLSMALDLLERSQPAVTLEQRTLLEAAREDVGRLHDVAQRLLDVSRIRATSIALQRQNVDLGDTIRRAIKIFTLQAQEKRITVEATIPPAGLTIVGDPTKLTWAVSNLLSNALRYTPAGGSVQVDAVSEDGRVMVSVTDTGPGIPAEQRQRIFEPFAQLAEAGEIGAAGLGLAIVRDIVQAHGGRIHLESEIGRGSRFTLELPKG
- the kdpC gene encoding potassium-transporting ATPase subunit KdpC, with the protein product MRSQLRPAVLMTVMLTIVTGLIYPSLVTTLAHLLFPYQAGGSLLVRNSSVIGSELIGQSFSNARYFHPRPSAAGDTGYDPTSSGGSNLGPLDHRLIERVTQAVAQLRDESRTAAIPVDLVTTSGSGLDPHITPAAAEFQVPRVARERGVPEERIRTLVRRSTEGRQLGLLGEPRVNVLRLNLALDEMAAR
- the kdpB gene encoding potassium-transporting ATPase subunit KdpB gives rise to the protein MAKATTLSLFDRAIVQRAIIDSFYKLNPRTLVRNTVMFVVEVVAAVTTILFVRDLAGGPHAQPAFVGQIAAWLWFTVLFANFAEAIAEGRGKAQADTLRRTKTETMAKRLRDGKRSDYELVSAASLRRGDVVIVEVGDNIPGDGDVIEGIASVDESAITGESAPVIRESGGDRSAVTGGTRVLSDWIKVRITSNPGETFLDRMIALVEGARRQKTPNEIALSILLVGMTIIFLLATATIEMFASYAGTTISVTVLIALLVTLIPTTIGGLLSAIGIAGMDRLVKYNVLAMSGRAVEAAGDVDTLLLDKTGTITLGNRMATEFVPVSGVTEHELADAAQLASLSDETPEGRSIVVLAKERYGLRAREVADLGGHFIPFTAQTRMSGVDLDGAEIRKGAVDAVLAFVASKNGKHFQPPPGLATIADRIAKSGGTPLAVAKNERLLGVIHLKDVIKGGIRDRFAELRNMGIRTVMITGDNPVTAAAIAAEAGVDDFLAQATPENKLALIRQEQAKGKLVAMCGDGTNDAPALAQADVGVAMNTGTSAAKEAGNMVDLDSNPTKLLEIVEIGKQLLITRGSLTTFSIANDVAKYFAIIPAMFVATYPQLNALNVMRLGTPQSAILSAIIFNALIIIALIPLALRGVKYRPLGAAAILRRNLFIYGIGGLVVPFIGIKVIDLLVTALGWA